The Sebastes fasciatus isolate fSebFas1 chromosome 22, fSebFas1.pri, whole genome shotgun sequence genome includes the window AACTCACAAAGTTGAGGATGGCCATCACCAGGGTGATGAGCACACAGAGAATGACCACGAACAGTCGCAGCGCCGCCTTGTTTGAGACGCCACGGGACAGCCCCGAGATCCACTGAACACTCAACGGCATCTTGGAACGCCACTTCTGAAAACGAACATTAAACACAgaaataatgatatatatataagaagCACAGAGATAAGAAGCAATCAAAAATCTTGCAGTACACtatagaaaataatcagcaataGACCTCAAATCTGTTTCACATTCACATCTTGAATTCATGTTTACATAAGCAGAAGAATGCACTTCATCTACAGTATTTTATTTAGATGCACCTGCTTTCATTTGCTGCTGTTGACTATGAACCAGATCACCTGTTGATATCAAACTCTACTACTTACCAATACAATACCAATACTGCTCAGTGTTATTACAAACATACAACAGTAAGGGTTCATTTACCTGCAACTTTCCAGTGAAAACGATGGACAGAAGCAGCACCAGCACAGGGAAGGTGGCACCGTACGACACTGCCATCTGAAAGTTACTGTGAGGGGTGAAAACAAATCATTTACACTCTTTATCCCTCATTCAAGAGTGAGCAAATAAAGATACACATGTGCGagttgatgataataataataattcagaaCATAATGAgtataataaaatgaaaattaagTGTGAATGTGACCAAAGTGCTACTCACTTTTTGGAGACGAGCATCTGGACGGCGAAAAGAGTAACAAAGATCAGAGCCAGGCAGCTCATTGAGTGGTGTAAACCCGTCACCTCTGAAAAGCGGAActggaacacaaacacacaaaaagataCTGTAAATCCTGCTTGTTTCTGCTCTTTCATGCACACATACTACTACATGTATGACCCTATTTAATTCTTCTTAAGTTAGACCAGAGAATGAAGTAGGTACCTCTCTCTCCAGGCTCAGGTCATTGAACAGCAGAGTCAAACAGTTGAGCTTCTTTGCTCTCCTCCTTAAtgaaaaatcaaaatcaaaggATGAATGGACAAGGCAGGTTTAATCCCAAAATAACAAGAACAGACTGGAAGAatttaaggctgcaactaacgattgttttcattgccgattaatctgtcgattattttcttgatgaattgtttggtctataaaatgtcaaaaaataaatgtttcccaaaacccaagatgatgtcctcaaatgtctcattttgtccacaactcaaagatatacagtttactgtcatagagtaaagaaatcagaaaatattcacatttaagaagctggaatcacacaacttttgacttttttttttcttaaaaaaaatactcaaacagatttattgattatcaaaatagtcggcgattaatttaactaactaatccattaattgttgcagctctagaagaATTATCACAAAAGTCAGAGTATAAAATAAGGAAGAAATCAATGGAATTATCTATTTTTACCAAGatcaacatataatataatataatataatatttcacaACTTATATTCACAAATTCAATGTTAATTACCATAGTTTAAAGTTTTTCCATAACAAAGAAGTTGCTCaaaaaacaatctttttttttaaggagaGACATGTTTGAGAAACTGATAATATTATAATCTTTgtcatgtcttgttttttcctccTGGCTTATTTCTTATGATTTTCTAGTTACTAAGAACAATTTACAACAGATGAAAACTTACCCTTTATTGTCCAGCGTGTCCAGAGATCCTCGAACACCATTATCCACCACCAAACTGGGACAAAAGAAGAACATATTAGAAACAGCTTCAACcaaatcaatatactgtattccCTATTCAACTGGTGTGTTTTAGGAGGGAGCAAAACACTCTTTTCCTCCAATTATGTTTTGCATAATTTCTCAGAAACTTACCAGTTGGGGTTGCTCTGACAAGGTGGTCTTTCCTGaagcagacaaacaaacacagtccACAAAATGAATACCTAATGTCACCTTTCTTGAGACAGACAAAGGATCAGAAGACTATTAAATAGATCATGTGTTCCCGGAAAGAATATGTATATGAAAACTAATTTCTGTATATGTAATGCAATCTGTGTATACTGATTGTCCACCTATATGAATTTTTAATTTCATGCACAGCTCAACATGTGGGAGAGGCTAAGTATTAAGGAGGGAAGCAGCTCAACTACATACCGCAGACAGCTGCGGTTGGTTCATGGCGACGTTGCAGGGAACAATTGGCTTCTTGGAGGGCGTGGCGTCAGGGTTGTTCAGGTCTGCGAAGGGTTGGATGTTCCGCCAGGACTGCAGGTACTGAGACATCCGCATCGACGCCCGCTGCCTGGTCTCTCCCGTTGTCAGAGTGTTCGACTGAAATTAAGACGGagattattatattttacttgACTTTTACCCCCTCGGGAACTGTATTTGCTTTTCTGTATATCCCTCCCTGAAGCTAGATCACAGCAGAGAGAACCATCACAAGAGCACATCTGCAGGGTTTGCGAGCACAACAGATGCCCACACAATCCATCAAATAATGACAGATCTGCAGCTACTTTGAGCAAGATTCCCCTCCTCTTGTTTTCAGGGAACAAACAAAGATTTTCTAGGCTCTTAACTCAGCTTTTCTAATTTAAGATAGACCAACCTGCTTCTccttatataaatatacagtctAAAACTGTTCTCTCATATGAAGAATCAGGTCTGGATATTGCCTTTCACACATGTAGCAAACAGCAGGAGATTGTTCCTGTCAGAAGCGTCCTCACCGACTGCAAATACTCTGTTTGGTTTAGGTGAGGGGTGGCGTCTGTGTAGAGCATGCAGGAGGCAGAACATGATGCAAAACACTCCGGGCTCAATCGGACATTACACAGACTTAGTGCTAGGGAGCTGGCAGGGTAAAGTCTGTTTGATGTCCGGTTCAGCTGGTTCAGGCATTTGCGTTCTCACATACAACTCCTACAGGGTAATATCTAGATAATTCAGGGTTGCAGAGCATGAATGAAAGGGGCTTATGTCAGTAAGTTGCATACTTAGATTACCAGAAACATGATATCTTACTTTGTCAATTTATCAAAAAATCCAATTTAAAAAACTTTAATGCAATTACTGCTATTTTTCTTTCATGAAGTTTCCTTTTTGGTAGAACAACttcaacaaaaaaagtaaataatccTGTACAGATAAATGAGACACAAAAAGTACCAACCGATTTAGGTCTCCTGGAAATGCTGTCTGGCTGGTTGGGGTCAATCACCAGGTAGGTGTTTCTTCCTTCAAGAAGAGGATCCCGACTCCCCCCGTCCCCTTTCTCCAGATCAAACGCTCCGTTCAAGTTCAGCATCGTCTCCTCTGTGATATGGACTCGCCTATcgataataatagtattaataacAAAATAGGTTACAAAAAGTATGACATAAaaagagagtagagaggtaacaaAACTCAAAATGTATCCTCCATTATCACCACACTATCTCTATCATCTACATCAACTCAGAATTTGTATTACCCAGGAATGCCTCCAGACTCCATGTGGTTTGCTAACGTGACGTCGTGTGACCACACGTCGTACTGCCACTTCTGCAAGCCGATCACGCCGCAGAGCACGTTGCCACTGTGAACACCAACCCGCATGCTGATCTCGACCCCCGTCGCCTCTCGCAGTTTACTACAGGGAGACAAACGTATGAGTAAAATCCGAATGACAAaaaatcattattaatattaataataaatatatttattatatataataatacatcatttattagattattttttattaataatctgaatcggcaaagtaactaaagctgtcaaataaatgtaaatatttctaCATTAATCTACATGGTGCAAACACAACAAGGCCTCGATGAAAATGTGCCATTTGAGACTATgatagttattttttatatactatgGCGCTTCCACACTCTGTAGCTGTGTGCTCTGAGCTGTAATATATAGTGTGGTTTCAGTCGTAGAGGAAGGAGTAGAGACATAACAACGCCATGAGAACCACGAGGAAGTCATAAAGAGGACAGTAACATCAGATGCAAATTTAAGAGCGCTGACTAGCTTTTATGGCTGGAAAAACAGAAATCAGGTGGGAGGGACCTCGACTTCAACTTCAGTTTATTTAAAGTGCACATCAcccagagagaagaagagaaaacacaagATATTACATGTAAAAGTAAACACAGATACACAGGTCATAATGTTAATATGACAACAAGGTTGAGGTTAGTCATGTTAAAAACAGGAGCCAGTCCTTTTAAAGCCTTATAGGTAAGAAAGAGGATTTTGAAATCAGCTCTTGCGTGAACCGGTAGAGACATCAGTACCGGTGTCAACACAATGCTACAAAGAGAGAGTACAACACAAATGTATTTTCGAATACAATTTTAAATAATCACAGAAGAGGAAAGACATATAACGTTGGGGAAAAAACTGACCTGATGGCAGTGCACATGTCTAGCCCCATCAGAACACAGTTCTTGGCGTGGGTGGGAATGGGGTCAGGCAGACCAGATACACAGTAGTAGCAGTCACCCAGGATCTTAATGCGAAGACACCCATTCTTCTGCAGATAAGAAGAAACAGAGACGAGGAGTCAGATGCAGAGATAGCTAGTTTATAACCAACACAGAACTGTCCTTTGTGAAGAAACATTAGTGTTATTTTGGGCTGGATGTGCTGGTATTTTTACCTTGGCGATGTCATCAAATCTGCCAAAGACCTTGTTGAGCACAGCGACCAGCTCTTCTGGCGTGCAGCTACTCGCTAGCTTTGTGAAGCCCACAATGTCTGCATACAGGATGCTACACAGAGCCACACAGATAGACACAAATGTTAGGCATGTATTTGTATGATAACAGCTTTTAGCGACTCTCAGCGATACAGGATAAATACAGCAAGTATAAGACAAGTATCTGATGTGTCTGTCACAGTggatcagcaaactttctgttgcagttacacaggttagacccagcgttgccacacagacaaacagtaaattcatcaaattcagtGCCCCATGCTACTTTCCAAGCTACCGTAGCTGTCATATATAGGTTTCATCATACAGAAGTGGACGTGGTTTCATCTAAAGTAGGTTGGAAAAACTATAGACGCACAGACAAATCGGCACACACATTTGCAGATTTCTGCCGTAGCAGAAGTGTGGCAAAAGCCATGTGTAAAAAGCCAATTGAGAGTCCTGCTGAGTTGTAACTTGTCTGTATTTCCAGACTAATATTTATGAATGCATTACAGATTTTTCTACATATTTACAAATCTTTGGAGATTATTTTAACTCATTTACGAATCTGATTACGCGCATGTGGATTGAGATACAGTTACAAAAATCTTCACACACATTTGCGAATAGTTCTGCTACAATAATACCGTCCTTACACCTGCCAAAGCATTATGGGAACTGTAGTTCCCAAACATGCTCGACAAAGACTAATAATAGGAGTGATAAAATCCattaatgttaacttttttaatgttGCAGACAGGGGATGTTGGGGGATGCAGTTGTCTCATTTTTGTCTGAGGGTTGCCCACAGAGTCAGGCTTTGAAAACCCCCGATAGACTGTAGGTGACATAGGTTTGTAAAATCTGAAAGTGTCTACACACTCAGCTTCATGCCACTCTTTAGACTTCATCTAAATATTGAGAAAAAGCTTATACCTATTTAGCGTAGTATAGTTGCGTATTTCTGTGAAAAATGTATCtcttgcaaaaaaaactacttatACCACTTCACGTTTCAGTGTAACTTTAATCTCCAAGTAACCTTCATGTAATGTAAGAAGCACAAAtgggcaggagagagagagacaagttaTGGTTCAGCTGTTGCGTTCTAAAAAGCTAACAGACTCAACATCACCTGTTCAACAGTGTAACAGTATGATCATCACCTGACATCCTTGTGCTTCCGTACATAGAGGCTGTGGAAGTTGTGGGTGTTGGATTCACTCTCCTCAACTGTCTTCTGCTTGAAGAGCTTCTTTATCACCTCCGTTTTCAGCTCCATGGCGATGTACCGCGGCAACACCGACAGGAGGAGCTGCTCCTGTTGCAGAGGAAACAGAGAGGACAGGGGTCAGGGGGGGTGgagacagcgggtgatgagttCTGAGACCTATATACACTGGGTcattggaggagtgacaatctGTTCACACAGGCTGTAAAAGAAATAGGCGGCCATCGATGCCATGTTTACTTAGTGGACCACGTTTCATCTATTTGTTTACTTGCTGTGAATAGTGTCCATTTGGGTTTGCTtattctgttgctgctgggctTCAGACAAGTGAATGATTAATCTATTAACCTAATAGCcataaaaacagacaatatCTAAACCCAGCAGGCTGTCCAGGTAAAGAGCCCTTTAATGAGAGCCACTACACATAATGATTTTAAATTCAGAGCAACTGAAACAAGCTGCACAGAAGAGATGTTTTTTATATGAGAAGTGACCTGGACTGTGATTAACTAAGACAAGCAGAGCAAATAAAGGCTGAGCCAAATGAAAAGGAATGTGTGCTAAACTAGCTGTTATCTTCTCTTTAGCTTGAAGTCAAAGACatgattttacattttaaattaaagctATACTGTCTAATGAGTTTGAAGTTTGCTTTAACCTGCTGATATTTCCTTATTTCCTTCCGGGAGCGTATGGCGCTGAACTCTTCTCTCTTCTGATTGGATATCCTGAGGTCCTTCTCGGTCGTCCACAGATGGAAAATCCCAATGCAGTTCACGCACACAAACAGAATTGCATTCGCCACCAGCTGAGGAGGAagtcagaggagaggagattatTGATACTTTATTAATATCTTATTGTGTTTCCAGCACTCTAAGTAGCTGAACCACTACTGTAATATGCCAATCAATAAATGACAGAGTTGCAAAAATGGACATTATTGCTTTgaatttgtacatttttattgtgttttattactAACTGAAAACCACACTCTACTCACGCGCTATTTACCACAGGACAAACAACGGGTTATGTAAAACCAGGTTTAGGACTTCTCCGTTAACCAAATGGTGATGCAGatcatttgcattttttccGTTGTAACTGTGAAACCGGTTGgtcacaaacaacaacacagtatTATGCAGGTTGACCTAAGCCTCACATGTGTTATTTGAATTTGGACACTCTGGTACATGCAGAAGGTGATGATCTATTTAGATGGGCAGGTCATTTGTAAATTGTTGtctacatttacatttgaaGCTTTATTATGTacacatatttgtttttcacCCAATACTAAACTATGCAGTAGTATTGactagggctgccaatcgattcaaatatttaatcgtgattaatcgcatgatagtccatagttaatcgtgattaatcgcatgattgtccatagttaatcgtgattaatcgcatgatagtccatagttaatcgtgattaatcgcatgattgtccatagttaatcgtgattaatcgcatgatagtccatagttaatcgtgattaatcgcaaattaatctcacattttttatctgttcaaaatgtaccttaaagggagatttgtcaagtatttaatacaacatgggagtgggcaaatatgcttgctttatgcaaatgcatgtatatatttattattggaaatcaattaccaacaaaAAGCAATGaccaatattgtccagaaaccctcacaggtactgcatttagcataaaacagatgctcaaatcataacatggcaaactgaagcccaacaggcaacaacagctgtcagtgtgtcagtgtgctgacttgactatgacttgccccaaactgcatgtgactatcataacgtgggcatgtctgtaaaggagagactcgtgggtacccatagaacccattttcattcacatatcttgaggtcagaggtcaagggacccctttgaaaatggccatgccagctttccctcgccaaaatttagcataggtttggagcgttatctaacctccttcacgacaagctagtatgacatgattggtaccaatggattccttgggttttctagtttcaaatggTTGAAACAGACACATATGGTACgtatttttaagaggttaattaaaaatagcaatttgcgttaatgggttaaagaaattagtggcgttaaaatgaagcAAGAAGCTGAAGCTgaaagaaaaaatggaaatctATCTAATATATAATGCTAATTAGTGACCCACAGAGGTGTTTGcaggcagattttttttgtatctttgaacagagctaggctagctgttcaCCCTGTATACAGTCTTTATGTATCTATTCAAACACGGCAAAACTCTACCTGCACAGCCAGGTCCGGTGTGTCTGGGTTTGTGACGGGGACGTAGacgctgatgatgatgatgtgcgAAAGGCTGGTCCAAATCCCGACCATGAGGGCCCAGGCCATGGAGAGAGGCAGCACTGTGTACACACtcagagtgaggaagaggaaaaatgCCACCTGAGAAGGACGAGAGACACATGTGAAGAAAGATGAAAAGAGTTAAAGAACAGTTAAAGAATAGAATGAAACTcatcatttctttctctttttgctTCCTGTTCACCTGTTCCCACGCAGTGACCGGTCCTCCAGTGAAGATGAAGACTATGGCAATGACGTACAGCGTCCCCCAGACGAAGAGGGCCAGGGCTCCTCCGCAGCGCCTCACCGTGGCCAGCCAGGGCAGGCAGACGAGCAGGATGGCGCTCAGACAGAGAACCACGCACAACACCGCTagagcagctaaatggaaaGTCACGTTCTGTGAAGAGATGGGCAAAAACTGCAAGTTAAAAAAACACGCACTAACTCACGTTGTCTTCCTGGATTTGCTATTGAATGGGGTAGCGTGTGAAACCtgcaaaaataatcacatttaagaagctggaatcagagaatttgtactttttcttcttcagaaattactcaaaccaattaatcgattatcaaaatagctggcgattaatttaatagttgacaaataatcgattaattggtgcAGCTCAACAACTGTTAAAAAGTCATTAGCAGACACAAACGGATACAAAGGAGCACTTCATGTTAACATGCAAATGCATGTGCAAAGACCTACTTTGCGTAGCGTTGCCTCAGCTGTTTACTATATCCAAAAAGCACCTGTCTGCTCTACTCTAGCGactaaaattaaaatgcctttattcaTCAGACATGAAAGCCAGGCTGAGCTTTAAACAGCTGGTGCAATGCTTTTTAATCTGCTCCTGCCATGTGAAGTAAAGGTATTTTCATTTTTGcaatgagacaacatgacctgATACTTTTTTCCTTTATTCCCCTAGGGAATTAACATCGTTGTTGCTGATGttaacatacatttttaaagtctTCCAATGCAGCGGCCTATTAACAAAATTCATTAGTAGCATGTTCAGCAGGTTAGTTTGCGTCCCATgaactttccactgttccatAAAATCCATAAAATGTGGAAGAAAGATCTGAATagttaaacacatttaaacacagtGAATATTTGCAGGAATACTAGCTGTAAttctacaaataaaatatacatataaagcACTGTGTGATTGGTTGGCAAACCAGCAGCACCCTtgtcttttgttcttttatgatgttagaaaacaaacaagcatGTGCTGCTTGAAGATCATCAAGGACCAAGAAACAAAAGTAAAGCACCTGTAAAAAGCACCAGTTCCTGTGAAAAACtacaatttaattaaatttattttctgtataaTATTCTGTACACCACAGATCCCATTATTACAGCATAGCGTTATCTACAGCACTGTTAACAATCAAACGTTTATATTAacactagggttgtcaaagttaacgcaataataacgcattaatgcaaattcgacCACGTCATACTAGATTCTCataaaggaggataaataacgctccaaatttgcgctaaattttggcaaggaaaaactgtcatggctattttaAAAGGGGtaacttgacctctgacctcaagatgtgtgaatgagaatgggttctatgggttcccacgagtcagacatgcccactttatgataatcaaatgcagtgagtcaagtcaagtcagcccactgacacactttcagctgttgttgcctgttgggatttccatgttatgatttgagcatattttttccaatgctaaatgcagtacctgtgagggttaataatggataaacatgcaattaatcccgattacatattttaatcaattgactgACCTAATTAACATCAAAGGTACAGTAACTAATGTGTGTCAactgtgtttttcatttcagGTTGATACATATGACCtacatatttattatgtatatgTGGGCCACAGCTTTGTGAGAGTGAGAAGTCGTGTGCGTTCTAATTGAAGCACAAGAATGAAGAACAGGTTTAATGCTCTAATTCCTTGGCCAAGTTGGCTGTAAAACTTCTAAGTGCGTGTGTTGACTATCACTACACCGATGAAGAGATCATTTTAATGTGTCTTACAGTATTGAACTGTAACCTAGAAGTGTGCAAAAAAATCCCTCAATCAATTCTGGGTTTAGTAAAGTTTGCCTAAGTTACATACCGTAAGGGTGTAACTAATGTTTTCTTTCTAGGActgataaaaatattaaatcacaattgtccatagttaaccgcgatcaatcacaaattaatcaattcttttttatttagcttaagtttgtagcgttatttagcttcctgaCATGGCTGGTAtgaatggattccttaggttttgtagtttcatatgataccagtatctacactctagctttgaaaccgcctgatacaacctaaaaaactgATAATTGACTAATTTTTCAAGAcataatattgaaaaatgtgacaaattctCTTGTTTCAAGGTGAGGATTTGcggcttttctttgtcatatataatagtaaactgaatatcttttggttttggacttttggtcagataaaacaagacatctaAAGACGTGACTTTGGGCTTTGGGATGATGTGATGGGcattttgtagggctgtcctgaatatcattttttgggcttcgaagtttcggtgagaaatattttaAGATATTCACAAGCAGGTTGATATgttcttttttctgtctgtctccatctccctcgtATTAGTTGCTGTCACAGAGcagctgccgcactactgtacacacacgcacctctaaacacaataaacagtgatatccatctgagaataactaataatatctAATGTTGAGTatgaaaaatgaataatgttgtgggattattccttatttcataggcttttgggatttatacattattatcacatgcttatataaaaaaaacaaaaaaacgaagcattcgaatactgatttggaggttgattaccatggcaacggtcgaagcttcgaagcattcgggtcagccctagcaTTTTAGAATTCACAATTTCACAGAAGCCAAGGTGATAACTTCAGATAACTTTGACCAGCAGTCCAAAAACCCAAAATATTGGATTtacaatgaatgaatataactcTTAATAACTCATCATTttgaagtaaatgttgattgcacagtataatatatacaGAACAATGACACAATCAGCGTTTAGATTGGTTTCCTATAAGCCTCACTTTCACTATGCAATTCTGTCCGTCACCGGATACGATCTCCTGGGAAAATGAAGGCTCCATTTACGGCGCAAAGGAAGTGCTTCAACCATTTCGCaaccaaaacaggaagaggatagtgcttttgttttagctATCGCTCGCCATCCCCAGTTACCAAAGAGTATCAATGTCAGTTAATTGCAGTTACTATCCCCAGTAGCAGAAATGGCAGACGGTGGAACAAAATGCAATGTGGCTCTGAGGAAAACAGAAAGTGATGCTGTTATCTTTGCGACAGCGGCACCAACAATAATACCACTTGGAAAAGCTAGCATCTGTTTCCACTCCAACTAACTATTAACTGATTTGACAAAAACCTAGATGTACTTTTCAAACAGACAGGCAGGTTGTGAAGTAAATTAAAAGTGCAGCATATcgcatcacacacactcacccttCCTGTAGTGGGAATGAGCACGATGAGGACCACACAGAAGGCCAACGACAGCACCAGTCCAGTCAGCATAGCCGGAGTCTCCTCCACGCATTGCAGAAAAGCCCTGTGGAACGCCTGGTAGCAGCAGCACATCCCATCTTTCACACTCTGCCTTGACCGGGTGCTCCGCCTGTCCTCGTCTCTGTCCTCCTCGTCTCTGTAGTGGTCGTCCCACCCGACATCGATGCTGTTCTTTGTTTGGGCGACTTTGGATGAAACGTCAGAGTATGAGCGCGTAAAGCAGCTGAGTGCCTTTTCTGCTTTTGGTTTAGAGTCTGTTTTGGAATCGCAGATATCATCGTCTGGACTATAATTGATGTTTTTGTCATAAGTGTCAAAGCTGGGTTCAGAGAATTTGACAGGTTTCGTCCTTTCAAAGGAGCATCCCTTGACCTCAGATAGCTCTTCATCAAAGAGCTCTTTGCTTAAACTAGTGCAGCCAGGGCTGGATCTTGAGCTGCTGTAGTCAGAGTCACTGCATCCATTTGTTTGCGATGAGATATTTTTGTCAGTTTGTGGCTGATCAGAGGATGAGTTGAACGAGGCGTCACGATCCGTAGCCTGCGGGGTCACACCTGTTCCCTTCAACAAAGTATTGGCCTCAAGAGGTTCAGGAACCTGCGCTGTTTTAGCCACACCGACCTGTATGGAAACCTGGGATTCACTGAGTCCTGATTTGCTCCCGACAGTAGGATTGTTTGCATTTAATTTGGCGTCGTTTGAGCTGTCATTTCCTTGCAAAATGTTAATATCACCGCTTTGCGCtgattgttttactttttttggacTGAAGTCGTCAAGCTCCAGGATATTGTCTGTGATTTTTCCCTCTCCATCACATGAGATGACCACAATGTCCGGCACTAAACACACCTGTGGCGCTTCTTCTCCAGTCCTCCCCTTCTCCTGAAAACCTTGCGACTTGTCTGGCATTGTgacctgtgtgagtgtgaggaATCTCACCGTCTATCAACTTGTCACTTTGCTATTtctggctgtctgtctctctgtctgcttgtttacatgacaaaaacacacacggaTAGTGTTTACTTCTTTGTCTTTTCCTTGTCAGATATTGTTTATGTCTATGCAGGAGGGAGAACTTACACCCTTGTCTGCATGAgagattaaattaattaaaacagcAAAAGAATCAGGCAATTTTGAGACTGTTCCAGTTCCTCTGTTTTGAATCCACTCCTA containing:
- the LOC141760292 gene encoding adenylate cyclase type 4, which translates into the protein MPDKSQGFQEKGRTGEEAPQVCLVPDIVVISCDGEGKITDNILELDDFSPKKVKQSAQSGDINILQGNDSSNDAKLNANNPTVGSKSGLSESQVSIQVGVAKTAQVPEPLEANTLLKGTGVTPQATDRDASFNSSSDQPQTDKNISSQTNGCSDSDYSSSRSSPGCTSLSKELFDEELSEVKGCSFERTKPVKFSEPSFDTYDKNINYSPDDDICDSKTDSKPKAEKALSCFTRSYSDVSSKVAQTKNSIDVGWDDHYRDEEDRDEDRRSTRSRQSVKDGMCCCYQAFHRAFLQCVEETPAMLTGLVLSLAFCVVLIVLIPTTGRNVTFHLAALAVLCVVLCLSAILLVCLPWLATVRRCGGALALFVWGTLYVIAIVFIFTGGPVTAWEQVAFFLFLTLSVYTVLPLSMAWALMVGIWTSLSHIIIISVYVPVTNPDTPDLAVQLVANAILFVCVNCIGIFHLWTTEKDLRISNQKREEFSAIRSRKEIRKYQQEQLLLSVLPRYIAMELKTEVIKKLFKQKTVEESESNTHNFHSLYVRKHKDVSILYADIVGFTKLASSCTPEELVAVLNKVFGRFDDIAKKNGCLRIKILGDCYYCVSGLPDPIPTHAKNCVLMGLDMCTAISKLREATGVEISMRVGVHSGNVLCGVIGLQKWQYDVWSHDVTLANHMESGGIPGRVHITEETMLNLNGAFDLEKGDGGSRDPLLEGRNTYLVIDPNQPDSISRRPKSSNTLTTGETRQRASMRMSQYLQSWRNIQPFADLNNPDATPSKKPIVPCNVAMNQPQLSAERPPCQSNPNCLVVDNGVRGSLDTLDNKGRRAKKLNCLTLLFNDLSLEREFRFSEVTGLHHSMSCLALIFVTLFAVQMLVSKNNFQMAVSYGATFPVLVLLLSIVFTGKLQKWRSKMPLSVQWISGLSRGVSNKAALRLFVVILCVLITLVMAILNFFFLPGNNCNPNANKTELESLKLYTVPYYLYCCLLAMLGVIVFVKTCLSVKALLLTLAVVVYLALFLHVYAQRSYCLVGLLYSDTTKPGVLKDPQIMSGVWLVIFYIVCLILARQDELSCRVDFLLDRCFTTEREEMETMENVNKLLLQNVLPLHVAANFMGKTIRNQDLYSQSYDCVCVMFASVPQFKEFYSESIENRDGLECLRFLNEIISDFDELLSKPKFCSVEKIKTIGSTYMAAAGLRHAPQGDKQKRVEMSYTHVRSMVEFAIALMNKLEFINTHSFNSFKLRIGINHGPVIAGVIGAHKPQYDIWGNSVNVASRMDSTGVLDKIQVTEETAEVVESVGYNVTLRGVINVKGKGELTTYFINRDQSAPRI